The proteins below are encoded in one region of Streptomyces roseirectus:
- a CDS encoding GRAS family protein — MTDVYRILEEAAAAAELDDRAALAALLDRADGLTADDPQLLDHFRTALRARLRPPADEGNLYLRADGDAQIDLFAVLARHLPLLRAAHYANDSLLPFLHGHERATVLALGIGEGRQERDLLARARHLRELTVVGVDIAAGSLAAAESALKAGAADTTVDFHPVTAATEDLDDNFWQTLARLPRPLLVTASFALHHLRDTPDGHDTRAALFHRLRAQDPAAVALCEPDADHHRSPLPARLASARHHYGTLFAAIDTTAATHAEKTAMKRFFGREIHNVIGAGDADRYERHEPPHAWTARLTAAGFRPLTPARPDPLPEPGFTATAHPTHLTLAFKDVPLAAVIVAVPDRPPHPNRRSVRTPPPG, encoded by the coding sequence GTGACCGACGTGTACCGCATCCTCGAAGAAGCCGCGGCGGCAGCCGAGTTGGACGACAGGGCGGCACTCGCCGCGCTCCTGGACCGCGCCGACGGCCTCACCGCCGACGACCCGCAGCTCCTCGACCACTTCCGGACCGCGCTGCGCGCCCGCCTGCGCCCGCCCGCCGACGAGGGCAACCTCTACCTGCGTGCCGACGGCGACGCCCAGATCGACCTGTTCGCCGTCCTCGCACGGCACCTCCCGCTGCTGAGGGCCGCGCACTACGCGAACGACAGCCTGCTGCCGTTCCTCCACGGGCACGAGCGGGCGACGGTCCTCGCGCTCGGCATCGGCGAGGGCCGCCAGGAACGCGACCTGCTGGCGCGCGCGAGGCACCTGCGCGAGCTGACCGTCGTCGGCGTGGACATCGCCGCAGGCAGCCTCGCCGCCGCCGAGTCGGCGCTGAAGGCGGGCGCCGCGGACACCACCGTCGACTTCCACCCCGTCACCGCGGCGACCGAGGACCTGGACGACAACTTCTGGCAGACCCTGGCCCGGCTGCCCCGCCCCCTCCTGGTCACCGCCTCCTTCGCCCTGCACCACCTGCGGGACACCCCCGACGGCCACGACACCCGCGCCGCCCTCTTCCACCGCCTGCGCGCCCAGGACCCCGCCGCCGTCGCCCTGTGCGAACCCGACGCCGACCACCACCGCTCCCCGCTGCCCGCACGCCTGGCGAGCGCCCGCCACCACTACGGCACCCTGTTCGCCGCGATCGACACCACCGCCGCCACCCACGCCGAGAAAACCGCGATGAAACGCTTCTTCGGCCGGGAGATCCACAACGTGATCGGCGCCGGCGACGCGGACCGCTACGAACGCCACGAACCGCCCCACGCCTGGACCGCCCGCCTGACCGCGGCCGGCTTCCGCCCCCTCACCCCCGCCCGCCCCGACCCCCTCCCCGAACCCGGCTTCACCGCCACCGCCCACCCCACCCACCTCACCCTGGCCTTCAAGGACGTCCCCCTCGCCGCGGTGATCGTCGCCGTCCCCGACCGACCGCCCCACCCGAACCGACGGAGCGTCAGAACCCCGCCGCCTGGGTAA
- a CDS encoding helix-turn-helix domain-containing protein encodes MVFDSARFDLRPYTGFDMDRYVRRTFCSWQDVGWQSLLVQRFEHVPVAEDMALPGTADLHLVLPVSGRAEMETSDGGGRAVRHRWVPGRLLLGIPHRPVVRRYRGDASMRSVQVHIPGDTVDSVAARLGGEVDYEAMAASLAEPDPLLAETVRAVGAPGGAGELYAESAAAFLTTHLLTRHGRLPADRDPAREDARVRATVAIMRDRLAEPVTLADLAAEVHLSVYHLVRVFKATTGQTPHRYLTGLRIEEAKRLLRTTALPLDRIAHRCGFTTAGALSTAFLRHTGARPSTYRNS; translated from the coding sequence GTGGTGTTCGATTCGGCGCGCTTCGATCTGCGGCCCTACACCGGGTTCGACATGGACCGGTACGTGCGGCGGACGTTCTGCAGTTGGCAGGACGTGGGCTGGCAGTCCCTGCTGGTCCAGCGGTTCGAGCACGTCCCGGTCGCCGAGGACATGGCCCTGCCCGGGACGGCGGACCTGCATCTGGTGCTGCCGGTGTCCGGGCGCGCGGAGATGGAGACCAGCGACGGCGGCGGCCGGGCCGTGCGCCATCGCTGGGTGCCGGGCCGGCTCCTGCTGGGGATCCCGCACCGGCCCGTCGTCCGGCGCTACCGGGGCGACGCGTCGATGCGCAGCGTGCAGGTGCACATCCCGGGCGACACCGTCGACTCGGTCGCCGCGCGGCTGGGCGGCGAGGTCGACTACGAGGCCATGGCCGCCTCCCTCGCCGAGCCGGATCCCCTGCTGGCGGAGACCGTCCGGGCGGTCGGCGCCCCGGGCGGGGCGGGCGAGCTGTACGCCGAGTCCGCCGCCGCCTTCCTGACGACGCACCTCCTCACCCGGCACGGCCGGCTGCCCGCCGACCGGGACCCGGCGCGGGAGGACGCCCGGGTGCGCGCGACGGTGGCGATCATGCGGGACCGGCTCGCCGAACCGGTCACCCTCGCCGACCTCGCCGCCGAGGTGCACCTCTCGGTCTACCACCTGGTCCGGGTCTTCAAGGCCACGACCGGACAGACCCCGCACCGCTACCTCACCGGCCTGCGCATCGAGGAGGCGAAACGCCTCCTGCGCACCACCGCCCTCCCCCTGGACCGCATCGCCCACCGCTGCGGCTTCACCACCGCCGGCGCCCTGTCCACCGCCTTCCTCCGCCACACCGGGGCCCGCCCCTCGACCTACCGCAATTCCTGA
- a CDS encoding SRPBCC family protein, protein MQSYDVTAETTAAPSAVWSLLLDPRSWPDWTPIDALDTEQSVGLDADGRDGVGAVRAFRTGRVLSKERITALEPERRFAYEGVENPYLRDYRAAIELRTLPGGGTGIRWHGTFTARRGTRRFQQWYLRRFMRTMATGLAEHAVTQTGRRTP, encoded by the coding sequence ATGCAGTCGTACGACGTCACCGCCGAGACCACCGCCGCGCCCTCGGCCGTCTGGTCCCTGCTGCTCGACCCGCGCAGTTGGCCGGACTGGACACCGATCGACGCCCTGGACACCGAACAATCGGTCGGCCTGGACGCCGACGGCCGCGACGGCGTCGGCGCGGTCCGCGCGTTCCGCACCGGAAGGGTCCTCAGCAAGGAGCGGATCACCGCCCTGGAGCCCGAACGCCGGTTCGCCTACGAGGGCGTGGAGAACCCGTACCTGCGCGACTACCGGGCCGCGATCGAACTGCGAACCCTGCCCGGCGGCGGCACCGGGATCCGCTGGCACGGCACGTTCACCGCGCGCCGGGGGACCCGCCGGTTCCAGCAGTGGTACCTGCGCCGCTTCATGCGCACCATGGCGACCGGACTCGCCGAACACGCGGTCACACAGACCGGACGCCGCACCCCGTGA
- a CDS encoding LLM class flavin-dependent oxidoreductase, protein MADRPTASVLFPVQPKGLGRIAAFAALVHEGHARRLWVGQSMGALETHQVLAALTVRFPGISLGTGVTVTPLRHPYEAALHARSLAALSGAPFVAGYGPSYPSFQRAVLPSAYRSPRSAMEAYLHAARALLEGRTVHHDSDAFTLHGSLEPLRAPPVEFGLGVLRPAMAHTAGRAADVAITLMTPQRYVHEALVPALRAGAEEARRARPRIATMIHFAVSRPGRNLERLTHAGAWPNLTLPHYADMFRRAGIDVDPNDPAEGARRLLRSGGIVVGTPSDIASALQEYRDCGVDEVVLNPAGVLITEGVDAAVQDLREVLAADRA, encoded by the coding sequence ATGGCCGACCGGCCGACCGCCTCCGTCCTCTTCCCGGTCCAGCCCAAGGGGCTCGGGCGCATCGCCGCCTTCGCCGCCCTCGTGCACGAGGGCCATGCCCGCCGGCTCTGGGTCGGACAGTCCATGGGAGCCCTGGAGACCCACCAGGTCCTCGCGGCCCTCACCGTGCGCTTCCCGGGAATCTCCCTGGGGACGGGTGTGACGGTGACACCGCTCAGGCACCCCTACGAGGCGGCGCTGCACGCCCGTTCCCTCGCGGCTCTGTCCGGGGCGCCCTTCGTGGCCGGCTACGGGCCCTCGTACCCCTCTTTCCAGCGGGCGGTGCTCCCCAGTGCCTACCGCAGTCCCCGTTCGGCGATGGAGGCGTACCTCCACGCGGCCCGTGCGCTCCTGGAAGGCAGGACAGTGCACCACGACAGCGACGCCTTCACCCTGCACGGCTCCCTGGAACCGCTGCGGGCGCCTCCGGTGGAATTCGGCCTCGGGGTACTGCGCCCCGCGATGGCCCACACCGCCGGACGCGCCGCCGACGTCGCCATCACCCTGATGACACCCCAGCGGTACGTCCACGAGGCCCTTGTCCCCGCCTTGCGGGCCGGCGCGGAGGAGGCCCGCCGTGCACGGCCCCGCATCGCGACGATGATCCACTTCGCCGTCAGCCGACCCGGCCGGAACCTCGAACGCCTCACCCACGCCGGAGCCTGGCCGAATCTGACCCTCCCTCACTACGCCGACATGTTCCGGCGCGCCGGAATCGACGTCGACCCGAACGACCCCGCCGAGGGAGCGCGACGTCTTCTCCGCTCGGGAGGGATCGTGGTCGGCACCCCCTCGGACATCGCGTCGGCCCTCCAGGAGTACCGCGATTGCGGCGTCGACGAGGTCGTCCTCAACCCCGCCGGTGTCCTGATCACCGAAGGCGTCGACGCCGCCGTCCAGGACCTGCGCGAGGTCCTGGCCGCCGACAGGGCGTGA
- a CDS encoding trypco2 family protein: MGRDEQRLTLTEAIESLRTDLEAAQRQGAGRTLGFSVQGISVELDVEAERTSDAGGGVSWFVAAKAGRSRTRRTATRLVLTLKPRGTLTVTDPGGLSRGTPPPHTGDTAR, translated from the coding sequence ATGGGGCGGGATGAACAACGGCTGACGCTGACCGAGGCGATCGAGTCGCTGCGCACGGACCTGGAGGCGGCGCAGCGCCAAGGGGCGGGCCGGACACTGGGCTTCAGCGTCCAGGGCATCAGCGTCGAACTCGACGTCGAAGCCGAACGCACCAGCGACGCGGGGGGCGGCGTCTCCTGGTTCGTCGCCGCCAAGGCGGGCCGCTCCCGCACCCGGCGCACCGCCACCCGCCTCGTCCTCACCCTGAAACCGCGCGGCACCCTGACCGTCACCGACCCCGGCGGCCTCTCGCGCGGCACCCCGCCACCGCACACCGGCGACACGGCACGGTGA
- a CDS encoding NAD(P)H-binding protein gives MIVVTTPTGQIGRQVLDRLLAAPDRTAGIRVIVRDPARLSPQVRERVEVVQGSHAESAVVEEACADAGTLFWLVPPHPRADSVEGHFGRFTETLCEAITRQGVERVVAVSTLGRDVAKNAGQVSASLAMDDTIAATGVHYRALCPPFLMENLLGQAPSIRDAGVFHLAAATDRVLRTCATRDIATTAARLLLDGTWTGQDDVPLVGPDALSPEGMAQVVSEALGRPVRVQGTSSADYKATALRFGASEAWARGLADMMDAIDAQGFYGAGEPSTPKAAPTGFAEWCEDVLRPAVLG, from the coding sequence ATGATCGTCGTCACCACCCCGACCGGCCAGATCGGCCGGCAGGTCCTCGACCGTCTCCTCGCCGCCCCGGACCGCACGGCGGGCATCCGGGTGATCGTCCGCGACCCCGCCCGGCTCTCCCCCCAGGTGCGTGAGCGCGTCGAGGTCGTGCAGGGGTCGCACGCCGAGTCCGCCGTCGTGGAGGAGGCGTGCGCGGACGCCGGCACCCTGTTCTGGCTGGTGCCCCCGCACCCCCGGGCCGACAGCGTGGAGGGCCATTTCGGCAGGTTCACCGAGACGCTGTGCGAGGCGATCACGCGTCAGGGCGTCGAGCGGGTCGTCGCTGTCTCGACCCTGGGGCGCGACGTGGCGAAGAACGCCGGGCAGGTGTCGGCGTCGCTCGCCATGGACGACACGATCGCGGCCACCGGCGTCCACTACCGGGCGCTGTGCCCGCCGTTCCTGATGGAGAACCTGCTGGGCCAAGCCCCCTCGATCCGCGACGCGGGCGTGTTCCACCTGGCGGCGGCGACCGACCGCGTCCTGCGCACCTGCGCCACCCGCGACATCGCCACCACGGCGGCCCGGCTGCTCCTCGACGGCACCTGGACCGGCCAGGACGACGTCCCGCTCGTCGGACCCGACGCCCTCTCCCCCGAAGGCATGGCCCAGGTCGTCTCCGAGGCACTGGGCCGCCCGGTGCGCGTCCAGGGCACCAGCAGCGCGGACTACAAGGCGACGGCACTGCGTTTCGGGGCGAGCGAGGCATGGGCGCGCGGGCTCGCCGACATGATGGACGCCATCGACGCCCAGGGCTTCTACGGCGCCGGCGAGCCGAGCACCCCCAAGGCGGCGCCCACCGGTTTCGCCGAGTGGTGCGAGGACGTGCTCAGGCCGGCCGTCCTGGGTTAG
- a CDS encoding TetR/AcrR family transcriptional regulator: MPEHQRADARRNYARILAVAGEEVAAHGADASLEQIARTAGVGSATVRRHFPTRRALLEAVSRERIEALCARAHALTGQDDGRTALLAWLDDVLAYSVSARGLAAALAYDGPVHENSCSAALEEAAEPLLRRAARDGALAADITVSDLITLIVGIVLATEHHPDPATRASRLFRLAVTGLSPQS; encoded by the coding sequence ATGCCCGAGCACCAGCGTGCGGACGCCCGGCGCAACTACGCGCGCATCCTCGCCGTGGCCGGGGAAGAGGTCGCCGCCCACGGCGCCGACGCCTCCCTGGAACAGATCGCCCGCACCGCCGGCGTCGGCTCGGCGACCGTGCGCCGCCACTTCCCCACCCGCCGCGCCCTGCTGGAGGCGGTCTCCCGGGAACGCATCGAGGCCCTGTGCGCCCGCGCCCACGCCCTGACCGGCCAGGACGACGGTCGTACTGCTCTCCTGGCATGGCTCGACGACGTCCTCGCCTACTCCGTCTCCGCCCGGGGACTCGCGGCCGCACTCGCCTACGACGGCCCGGTGCACGAGAACAGTTGCTCGGCCGCGCTCGAAGAGGCCGCCGAACCACTGCTGCGCCGCGCCGCACGGGACGGCGCACTGGCGGCGGACATCACCGTCTCCGACCTCATCACCCTGATCGTCGGCATCGTCCTGGCCACGGAGCACCACCCCGACCCCGCCACCCGGGCGAGCCGCCTGTTCCGGCTGGCCGTCACAGGACTGAGCCCGCAGAGCTGA
- a CDS encoding LysR family transcriptional regulator yields MDSRLLRYFVAVAEELNFARAAARLNISPPPLSRAIRQLETELGVTLFERTTHTVSLTGAGTVLLAEARIALDALQAAGRRAQRAAAPQPKLVLAVKADGDAGLLEAILARYASEPASVPVAVRLCGWDEQPRLLRQGEADAALVHEPFDRTGLDTETLAAEPRVVALAATHPLAARDRLTLADLGLRPGELYRFIDEVRRQSGDLAQLLALVGLGRLTPVLPASVAARYPRPGVVYRPVTDAPPAVLVIAWPQQSRSTATAALVRAAGSVAEAARERDGT; encoded by the coding sequence GTGGATTCCCGCCTGCTGCGCTACTTCGTCGCCGTCGCCGAAGAACTCAACTTCGCCCGCGCCGCCGCACGGCTGAACATCTCCCCGCCACCCCTGTCCCGCGCGATCCGCCAGTTGGAGACGGAACTGGGCGTCACCCTCTTCGAGCGGACCACCCACACCGTGTCGCTCACCGGGGCCGGGACGGTACTCCTGGCCGAGGCCCGGATCGCGCTCGACGCCCTGCAGGCCGCCGGACGACGGGCCCAGCGCGCCGCCGCCCCGCAGCCCAAGCTGGTGCTGGCCGTCAAGGCCGACGGCGACGCCGGACTCCTGGAGGCGATCCTGGCGCGCTACGCGTCCGAGCCGGCCTCCGTACCCGTCGCCGTCCGGCTGTGCGGCTGGGACGAGCAGCCGCGCCTCCTGCGCCAGGGGGAAGCCGACGCCGCCCTGGTCCACGAGCCCTTCGACCGCACCGGCCTGGACACCGAGACGCTGGCCGCCGAACCCCGCGTGGTCGCCCTCGCCGCCACCCACCCCCTCGCCGCCCGGGACCGCCTCACCCTCGCCGACCTCGGCCTGCGCCCGGGGGAGCTGTACCGGTTCATCGACGAGGTCCGCCGCCAGAGCGGCGACCTCGCCCAACTCCTCGCCCTCGTCGGCCTCGGCCGCCTCACCCCGGTGCTGCCCGCCTCCGTCGCCGCCCGCTACCCGCGCCCGGGAGTCGTCTACCGGCCGGTCACGGACGCCCCGCCCGCCGTCCTCGTCATCGCCTGGCCCCAGCAGTCCCGTTCGACGGCCACGGCCGCGCTCGTCCGCGCCGCCGGCTCCGTGGCCGAGGCGGCGCGGGAGCGGGACGGCACCTGA
- the lanL gene encoding class IV lanthionine synthetase LanL, whose protein sequence is MDGSGERGRDRGHPDERLLPDCVRSVLERRAAHDWQWETRDFWCYVRPPAHRFRVQGWKLHLSATPLSAPLVLARAADVLVRHRCHFKFARDLDRVTELVSRACDRGSAGKFITVYPEAGDAALRVLAEELDLATEGLPGPGILSDRAYRPGSLVHYRYGVFHGMPVLGNEGSYEAMLVAPDGTPVLDQRRAWFSPPSWAPRDPFRPGGGTGSRASGPASAVVLLNGRYQVRQSLRQSSVGGVYRARDLTTGAFVIVKQGRPHTQATALGRDIRDARRHEAEMLRQFDPSGVTPRFVDLFEQQGDLFLVQEEIRGVTLRQWVADSLRWAEDGTWGVTPEDVARIAAELAGIVALVHDRGLVLRDLHPANVMVTEDGALRLIDLELLVRPGERSVSRGFTPGYGAPEQVAAPPIGTAPQPAADLYGLGATLFHVISGADPVLAADDTTTARPWQERLAHWLDRLAPDNAAVRRFGPLALALMHEDPGRRPGIDDVRRRITATVAAVPAPSRAPDVLLASAPPDPGASHPAESSGRLLARLLDDTLGHLVATRDPGSATWLWKPTASGRTSDPCNLQHGAAGVLGTLVRAYEESRDPALLDAVQDTVHWISGVVAREPRILPGLYFGRSGTAWALFDAGRALGESDTVVLAEDLARSVPLRWPNPDVCHGVAGAGLTQLRFWEVTGDKDFLDRARQAAEAVVEAAEHRGGRLLWPIPADFESRLAGLVHYGFAHGVAGAGTFLLAAGRATAEAAFTEAARKAADTLLSVARDLDGAACWPAGEGPGALRTHWCSGSSGVGTFLLRMWREDGDDRLRGLVHRAAVAVHRSRWHTGPSQCHGLSGDGEFLLDLADATGEDRYRTWARDLATGIAVRHVLRDGRVLPVDETGTGTAADFGTGLAGVAAFLHRLIHGGPRLWLPDHNLRTAQQDPAVRAATARPERR, encoded by the coding sequence ATGGACGGGAGCGGTGAGCGGGGGAGGGACCGGGGCCACCCGGACGAGAGGCTGTTGCCGGACTGCGTGCGGTCCGTGCTGGAGCGCCGCGCGGCACATGACTGGCAGTGGGAGACGCGGGACTTCTGGTGCTACGTCCGTCCTCCCGCGCACCGGTTCCGGGTGCAGGGATGGAAGCTGCACCTGTCTGCGACGCCCCTCTCCGCCCCACTCGTTCTCGCCCGCGCCGCCGACGTTCTCGTACGCCACCGGTGTCACTTCAAGTTCGCCAGGGACCTCGACCGCGTCACGGAACTCGTCTCCCGCGCCTGCGATCGCGGGAGCGCCGGCAAGTTCATCACCGTCTATCCCGAGGCCGGTGACGCCGCCCTGCGCGTGCTGGCCGAGGAACTCGACCTGGCGACCGAGGGCCTGCCCGGTCCCGGCATCCTGTCGGACCGCGCGTACCGGCCGGGAAGCCTGGTGCACTACCGGTACGGCGTCTTCCACGGCATGCCGGTGCTCGGCAACGAGGGCAGTTACGAGGCCATGCTCGTCGCGCCGGACGGGACACCGGTCCTCGACCAGCGCAGGGCCTGGTTCAGCCCGCCGAGCTGGGCACCACGCGACCCGTTCCGGCCGGGAGGAGGCACGGGATCCCGGGCGAGCGGTCCGGCGAGCGCGGTGGTCCTTCTGAACGGGCGGTACCAGGTACGGCAGTCGCTGCGCCAGAGCTCCGTCGGCGGCGTCTACCGCGCCCGGGACCTGACCACCGGCGCCTTTGTGATCGTCAAGCAGGGGCGCCCGCACACCCAGGCCACCGCCCTCGGGCGGGACATCCGCGACGCCCGCCGCCACGAGGCCGAGATGCTCCGGCAGTTCGACCCGTCGGGGGTCACCCCGCGGTTCGTCGACCTCTTCGAGCAGCAGGGCGACCTCTTCCTCGTCCAGGAGGAGATCCGTGGCGTCACCCTGCGCCAATGGGTGGCGGACTCCCTGCGCTGGGCCGAGGACGGGACCTGGGGAGTCACGCCCGAGGACGTCGCACGGATCGCGGCGGAACTCGCCGGCATCGTGGCCCTCGTCCACGACCGGGGCCTCGTCCTGCGTGACCTCCATCCCGCCAACGTCATGGTCACCGAGGACGGCGCACTCCGCCTGATCGACCTCGAACTGCTCGTCCGTCCCGGCGAGCGTTCCGTGAGCAGGGGATTCACGCCCGGCTACGGAGCGCCGGAACAGGTCGCCGCGCCCCCGATCGGGACCGCGCCGCAGCCCGCCGCCGATCTCTACGGCCTGGGCGCCACCCTCTTCCACGTCATCAGCGGCGCGGACCCCGTACTCGCCGCCGACGACACGACGACGGCTCGGCCGTGGCAGGAGCGCCTGGCCCACTGGCTCGACCGGCTCGCCCCGGACAACGCCGCTGTGCGCCGCTTCGGCCCTCTCGCCCTGGCGCTGATGCACGAAGACCCCGGCCGGCGCCCCGGCATCGACGACGTGCGACGGCGGATCACCGCGACCGTCGCGGCCGTCCCCGCGCCCTCCCGGGCCCCCGACGTCCTCCTGGCGTCCGCCCCTCCCGATCCGGGCGCCTCGCACCCGGCCGAATCCAGCGGTCGCCTGCTGGCGCGCCTGCTCGACGACACCCTCGGCCACCTGGTCGCGACGAGGGACCCCGGCAGCGCGACGTGGCTCTGGAAACCGACCGCTTCCGGGCGGACGAGCGATCCGTGCAACCTCCAGCACGGTGCCGCCGGCGTCCTCGGCACACTCGTACGGGCCTACGAGGAAAGTCGGGACCCGGCGTTGCTCGATGCCGTCCAGGACACCGTCCACTGGATCAGCGGCGTCGTGGCACGCGAACCACGGATCCTGCCCGGTCTGTACTTCGGCCGGTCCGGAACGGCCTGGGCCTTGTTCGACGCCGGCCGGGCACTCGGCGAGAGCGACACCGTCGTCCTTGCCGAAGACCTCGCCCGGTCCGTCCCCCTGCGCTGGCCCAACCCGGACGTCTGCCACGGCGTCGCGGGTGCCGGACTGACCCAGCTCCGCTTCTGGGAGGTCACCGGCGACAAGGACTTCCTCGACCGGGCGCGGCAGGCCGCGGAAGCCGTGGTGGAGGCGGCCGAGCACCGAGGCGGCCGGCTCCTGTGGCCCATCCCCGCGGACTTCGAGTCCCGTCTGGCGGGCCTGGTCCACTACGGCTTCGCCCACGGCGTCGCCGGGGCCGGGACCTTCCTCCTCGCCGCCGGGCGGGCGACCGCCGAAGCCGCCTTCACCGAGGCCGCGCGGAAAGCGGCCGACACGCTGCTGTCCGTGGCACGCGACCTGGACGGCGCGGCCTGCTGGCCGGCGGGCGAAGGCCCCGGAGCGCTCCGTACCCACTGGTGCAGCGGCTCCTCCGGCGTGGGGACGTTCCTGCTGCGCATGTGGCGGGAGGACGGCGACGACCGGCTCCGCGGCCTGGTCCACCGGGCCGCCGTCGCGGTCCACCGATCGCGCTGGCACACCGGCCCGTCCCAGTGCCACGGCTTGTCGGGCGACGGCGAGTTCCTGCTCGATCTCGCCGACGCCACGGGCGAGGACCGTTACCGGACCTGGGCGCGGGACCTCGCCACGGGCATCGCGGTCCGCCATGTACTGCGCGACGGCCGGGTGCTCCCCGTGGACGAGACGGGAACCGGCACAGCGGCCGACTTCGGCACCGGCCTCGCCGGCGTCGCGGCCTTCCTCCACCGGCTGATCCACGGCGGTCCACGCCTGTGGCTGCCGGACCACAATCTCCGCACCGCGCAGCAGGACCCGGCGGTGCGGGCAGCCACAGCACGTCCCGAGAGGAGGTGA